One part of the Solea solea chromosome 1, fSolSol10.1, whole genome shotgun sequence genome encodes these proteins:
- the gpr35b gene encoding G-protein coupled receptor 35 — MCINNTNITTNCHVEPLQGLAYSPVFLLGALVNAAALHAFISKRDSWTDTHIYMFNLAVADFAFILFLPFRIYDAFGCLEKTTFCTFLLYMHFINMYASIMTMTAISIQRYLIIRFPLQARFWRKKKEAAFVVCLFIWATLLTICAIFRKENYPENLWTCYERRKDQALKIQVIGILICMGFLTPLVIIVFCSSQIISILTKTDDKSEQRKSIVYIVKANMIVFIVCYTPIHVAFLVNYMYTPPLNWQEVSTPPHVYLLVSEWIAATNCCFDSISYYFLLKRFYS, encoded by the coding sequence ATGTGCATAAACAACACTAACATTACCACCAACTGCCATGTGGAGCCCCTTCAGGGTTTGGCCTACAGTCCCGTGTTTCTTCTGGGTGCACTCGTCAATGCGGCAGCTCTGCATGCCTTCATTTCAAAGCGAGATTcctggacagacacacacatctacatgtTCAACCTGGCTGTCGCCGATTTTGCCTTCATCCTCTTCCTTCCCTTCAGGATCTACGACGCCTTCGGCTGCCTGGAAAAGACCACCTTTTGCACTTTCCTCCTGTACATGCATTTCATTAACATGTACGCCAGCATCATGACCATGACCGCCATCAGCATCCAGCGCTACCTGATTATAAGGTTCCCTCTGCAGGCCAGAttttggaggaagaagaaggaggcggcctttgttgtttgtctgtttatctGGGCAACTCTCCTGACTATATGTGCCATATTCCGGAAGGAGAATTACCCCGAGAATCTCTGGACATGTTATGAAAGACGCAAAGATCAAGCGCTTAAAATACAAGTTATTGGGATTCTGATCTGCATGGGCTTCCTCACTCCACTGGTCATCATTGTCTTCTGCTCCAGTCAGATCATCTCTATTCTGACAAAGACAGATGACAAATcagagcagaggaaaagcaTAGTTTATATCGTAAAAGCAAACATGATTGTGTTCATCGTCTGCTACACGCCAATACATGTTGCCTTCCTGGTTAACTACATGTACACTCCGCCTCTAAACTGGCAGGAAGTATCCACGCCTCCACATGTGTATTTACTTGTGTCTGAATGGATTGCCGCTACAAACTGCTGTTTTGATTCTATTAGCTACTATTTCTTACTGAAACGGTTTTATTCATAA